In the Armatimonadota bacterium genome, GTAACCACCCAGGGTAACCACCCGGGTTCGACACAACTGCGTCCAGCGGCCCCTGTGCCGCAGCAGCCGTCCCCTGTCGACGCCCGCACCCTAGTTCGACAGCCCGGGTGTACGAACTGTTAGTACACCCGCCTGATTCTTCTAGGGAAACACCATCGCGTACTAACTGTTAGTACACCCGGCCGTTTCCACTACGATCGTGTGTTCGGGGTACCCGCGCCCCAGCGCTCATCGCCGCGGGGTGTTGACGCTCCCCGACTGCGCCCGGGCTGCCGTCCCTGCCACTCGTCGACCAGCGTGCCGTCCCACAGGTCGGCGCCGTCCAGGTAGCCGGCGCGCGCGATCATGTGGGCCGCTACAGGCGCCGTCAGCAGCACGAAGACCACCGCGGCGAGAGCCCGCGTCCGCACGCCCGGATCGTCGGTAGCCAGCGCCACGGCCAGCAGCAGGCAGCCCGTCCCCAGCGTGGTCGCTTTGCTGGCCGGCTGCATGCGGGTGAAGAGGTCGGGCATGCGAGCCACGCCCAGCGCGGCCAGCAGTACGAACAGGCTTCCGAACACGAGCAGCCCGGCGAGCAGCCACTCCGCCACCGGCACCAGGACCGGCAGCATCATCGTCGGGTTCTCCGTTCGAGGTAGCGGGCGAACGCCACCGTGCTGAGGAAGCCGATCAACGCCAGCACGATCGCGGCATCCAGAAGGGCCGCCTCGCCGGTCTGGATCACGTAGACCGCGATGAGGCCCACCACGATCAATGCGGTGAGGTCCAGGGCCACCACGCGGTCGGCCAGGTGGGGGCCGCGCACGAGCCGGGAGAACGCCAGGACCAGCGCTGCGCTGAGCAGCACTTGCGCGAGGGGCACCACCACGGCCAACGGCCCTCCCCGCGTGAGCGCCAAGTCTCCAGCTGGAAGCGCCGCGCCCGGGCCCTGCGCCATCGCCCCTGCATCAAGGACCACGGCCCCAACACCCGGCACCACGGCCCCAACACCCGGCACCGCCATCCCGACACCCGCCACCGCCATCCCGGCACCCAGCACCACCGCTCCAACGCCCAGCACCATCGCGCTCACGCGCATCCCCATCCCCCGCTCACCGGAACAACTCCAGCACCCGCCGCTCGAGCTGGTCCTTCAGGCGCCGCCGGAATGCCTCCACGTCGTCGATGTACATGGCGTGGATGTAGAGGACACGGCGGTCGGGCGTGACGTCCAGGCTGAGGGTCCCCGGGGTCAGGGTGATGAGGTTGGCGAACAACGTGATCTCGGCGTCAGTCTGTACGTCGAGGGGGATCGCCAGGATGCCGGGCCGCATGTGGTGCGTGCGCGTTACGACGTCGTAAGCCACGCGCAGGTTCGCCAGCAGCAGCTCCCACAGGTAGAACAACGCGAAGCCCAGCGCCAGGCGCAGCCGGCGTCCGTAGCGCCCGTCGCCGCCGCCCGCCAGCCGCAGCGCCGCGAACCCCAGCAGGAACCCGACCGCGAAGTTGGCGAACGTGAAGCGCCCCGTCACCGCCATCCAGACCAGGGCCAGCAGCACGTTGGCGAGCAGGGGCGTCACCGGGCGTCTCCTAGCACGGCCCGTACGTAACCCGTCGGGTCGGCCAGCTGCGCCGCGGCGCGCGCCGTGAGCCTGAACGCGGGCTCGGCGAGGAGCCCGAACAGCACGGTGATGACGGCCAACCCCACGATGGGCGCCAGCATCGCGAGGGTTCGTCCGCGGGCCTGCGCACCCGCGCCATGCGAGCGTACACTCCCGCGCACACCAGCCGTGCGCACACCACGCGCACCCACCGCCGGCAGACCCGCCTCCTCCCTTCCCATCGACGGCAACAGCCGCTCCTCGGGCTCGAGGACCACCTCCGGGGCGTCCTTCCAGAACACCTCGTGCCAGATCTTGGTCATCGAGAACAGCGTGAGCAGGCCCACCACCAGCGCCGTGGCCACGATGGCGTAGGCTGCGCCCGCCAGCCCCGCCTGCACCAGCGCCAGCTTGGCCGCGAACCCCGACAGCGGCGGCATGCCCGCCAGCGACAGCGCGGGAATCGCGAACAGCAGTGCCAGCGCGGGCGCGTCGCGGTAGAGGCCACCCAGCGGTGCCAGCGCATACGTCCCCCGCAACCGCCACACCGCACCGCTGACCAGGAACAGGTTGGTCTTCACGATGATGTGGTGCACGATGTAGAAGATGCTCCCCGCCAGCGCCGCCGGCGTGTAGAGCCCCAGGCCCATGATCATGTACCCGATCTGGCTGATGATGTGAAACGAGAGGATCCGCCGGAACTCACGCTGGGCCACCGCCCCCAGCACCCCTGTGACCATCGTGAGTCCGGCGAGCACCAGGATCACCCGGTGCGTGGTCCCCGGGTCGTGCACGAACAGCAGGGTGAAGACGCGCAGCAGGGCGTAGACGCCCACCTTGGTCAGCAGGCCCGCGAACACGGCCGAGGTGGCCGCCGGGGGCGTGTGGTACGATGCCGGCAGCCAGAAGAACAGCGGGAACACCGCCGCCTTGATGCCGAACGCCGCCAGGAAGAGCATGGCCAGCGTGGTCTGCAGCCCCGGGCTCGCCACCTGGGGGAGCCGGCGCGACAGGTCGGCCAGGTTCAGCGTGCCCGCCACCCCGTAGAGGATCCCCACGGCCGTGAGGAACAGCGCCGAGGCCAGCAGGTTGATGGTCACGTACTTGATCGTGCCTTCCATCTGGGCGCGCTCGCCGCCCAACGCCAGCAGCGCGAACGAGCCGATCAGCATCACCTCGAACCACACGTAGAGGTTGAACACGTCGCCGGCCAGGAACGCGCCGCAGACGCCCAGCAGCAGCACGTGGTACAGCGCTTGGTAGCCGAAGGCCTCCCGCCGGGCGTCCATCGTGCCCAGCGCGTAGGTGGCCACCGCGAGCCCCACCAGGCCCGTCACCGCCACCATGATCGCCGCGAAGAGGTCGGCCACCAGCGTGATGCCAAACGGCGCGGGCCACCCGCCGGCCTGCGTGGCCGTAATACCCCGCGCTGCGACCGTCCACAGCAGGAAGAGTCCGGCTCCCAGCAGCCCGGCCGCGCCCGCCAGGCTCAGGCGCCGCTGCACGGCGGGCCGGCCCCACGCCAGCAGGCAGGCCACGGCCGTGCCCAGGGGGATGAGCAGCGGCAGTGCCAGGACGGCTGTCACGTGTCCGTGCTCCGCATCGCGTCGAGGTCGTCGGTGCCCACGGTCTGCACCACCCGGTGGACCAGCACCACCATGAACGCCAGCACGCCGAAGCCGATCACGATCGCCGTCAGGATCAACGCCTGGGCCACCGGATCGGCAGTGGGACCCGGTGGTGCCACGGCGCCCGGTGGGACGATCGGCGGCCGCGCGCGCACCAGGCCCGCGGAGGTGAAGATCACCAGGTTGGTGGCGTTGTTCAACAGGGCCAGGCCGATCAGCAGCTTCACGATGCTGCGGCGCAGCATCATGTACAGGCCGACGGCGTACAGCCCGCCGATCACCAGCGCCAGCAGTCCCGTCACCCCAGCCCTCCTCCGGCGCCCAACGGTCCCATGACCTCAGCTCTCCTCCGCCAGCGACAGCACGATCACCAGCGTCGCGCCCACCACGACGAGGAAGACGCCGACGTCGAACAACAGCGGGGTACCCACCTCCAGGGCGCGGCCGCCCCCCAGCGACACCGCCACCCACAGGCCCGCCAGCAACCCGCGCCCCGCCGCGAGCCCGGCCAGCGCGCTCGTAGCGGCCACGAGCAGGCCCGCGCCGATCAGGCGCAGCGGGTCGGCGCGCAGCAAGCGCCGCGCCGCGTCCGGCCCTTCCGCGAACGCCACCAGCGCCACCGCTCCCGCAGCCACCAGCCCGGCCGCGAACCCCCCGCCTGGCTCGTGG is a window encoding:
- the mnhG gene encoding monovalent cation/H(+) antiporter subunit G codes for the protein MMLPVLVPVAEWLLAGLLVFGSLFVLLAALGVARMPDLFTRMQPASKATTLGTGCLLLAVALATDDPGVRTRALAAVVFVLLTAPVAAHMIARAGYLDGADLWDGTLVDEWQGRQPGRSRGASTPRGDERWGAGTPNTRS
- a CDS encoding monovalent cation/H+ antiporter complex subunit F, translating into MAVVVPLAQVLLSAALVLAFSRLVRGPHLADRVVALDLTALIVVGLIAVYVIQTGEAALLDAAIVLALIGFLSTVAFARYLERRTRR
- a CDS encoding Na+/H+ antiporter subunit E, with the translated sequence MTPLLANVLLALVWMAVTGRFTFANFAVGFLLGFAALRLAGGGDGRYGRRLRLALGFALFYLWELLLANLRVAYDVVTRTHHMRPGILAIPLDVQTDAEITLFANLITLTPGTLSLDVTPDRRVLYIHAMYIDDVEAFRRRLKDQLERRVLELFR
- a CDS encoding Na+/H+ antiporter subunit D translates to MTAVLALPLLIPLGTAVACLLAWGRPAVQRRLSLAGAAGLLGAGLFLLWTVAARGITATQAGGWPAPFGITLVADLFAAIMVAVTGLVGLAVATYALGTMDARREAFGYQALYHVLLLGVCGAFLAGDVFNLYVWFEVMLIGSFALLALGGERAQMEGTIKYVTINLLASALFLTAVGILYGVAGTLNLADLSRRLPQVASPGLQTTLAMLFLAAFGIKAAVFPLFFWLPASYHTPPAATSAVFAGLLTKVGVYALLRVFTLLFVHDPGTTHRVILVLAGLTMVTGVLGAVAQREFRRILSFHIISQIGYMIMGLGLYTPAALAGSIFYIVHHIIVKTNLFLVSGAVWRLRGTYALAPLGGLYRDAPALALLFAIPALSLAGMPPLSGFAAKLALVQAGLAGAAYAIVATALVVGLLTLFSMTKIWHEVFWKDAPEVVLEPEERLLPSMGREEAGLPAVGARGVRTAGVRGSVRSHGAGAQARGRTLAMLAPIVGLAVITVLFGLLAEPAFRLTARAAAQLADPTGYVRAVLGDAR
- a CDS encoding Na+/H+ antiporter subunit C, which codes for MTGLLALVIGGLYAVGLYMMLRRSIVKLLIGLALLNNATNLVIFTSAGLVRARPPIVPPGAVAPPGPTADPVAQALILTAIVIGFGVLAFMVVLVHRVVQTVGTDDLDAMRSTDT
- a CDS encoding Na+/H+ antiporter subunit B; translation: MRSVILSAAARFLLPLLLLFAAFLLVRGHHEPGGGFAAGLVAAGAVALVAFAEGPDAARRLLRADPLRLIGAGLLVAATSALAGLAAGRGLLAGLWVAVSLGGGRALEVGTPLLFDVGVFLVVVGATLVIVLSLAEES